A genomic stretch from Theobroma cacao cultivar B97-61/B2 chromosome 4, Criollo_cocoa_genome_V2, whole genome shotgun sequence includes:
- the LOC18603617 gene encoding dihydrolipoyl dehydrogenase 2, chloroplastic: MHSALSSLSFSQATTVPRSNYAFDSHSPAFALSQPVNLRFCGLRREAFGFSSLTQSCSGRVRVSSRGHSKKISASAVGNGTPPKSFDYDLIIIGAGVGGHGAALHAVEKGLKTAIIEGDVVGGTCVNRGCVPSKALLAVSGRMRELQSEHHMKAFGLQVSAAGYDRQGVADHANNLASKIRSNLTNSMKALGVDILTGVGTIVGPQKVKYGKVGFPDNIVTAKDIIIATGSVPFVPKGIEVDGKTVITSDHALKLEFVPDWIAIVGSGYIGLEFSDVYTALGSEVTFIEALDQLMPGFDPEIGKLAQRVLINPRQIDYHTGVFATKITPARDGKPVIIELTDAKTKEPKDTLEVDAALIATGRAPFTNGLGLENINVVTQRGFVPVDERMRVIDANGKLVTHLYCIGDANGKMMLAHAASAQGISVVEQVTGRDHMLNHLSIPAACFTHPEISMVGMTEPQAREKAEKEGFEVSVAKTSFKANTKALAENEGEGLAKLIYRPDNGEILGVHIFGLHAADLIHEASNAIALGTRIQDIKFAVHAHPTLSEVLDELFKSAKVKAPSSSSPVSEPVAV; encoded by the exons ATGCATTCTGCTTTATCGTCTCTGTCATTCTCTCAAGCCACCACAGTTCCTAGATCAAATTACGCCTTCGATTCTCATTCTCCTGCCTTCGCTCTATCCCAGCCGGTGAATCTCCGCTTCTGCGGACTCAGGAGGGAAGCCTTCGGGTTCTCCTCCTTGACTCAGTCGTGTTCTGGCCGAGTTCGCGTCTCGAGCCGTGGACATTCCAAGAAAATCTCTGCTTCCGCTGTAGGCAATGGAACTCCTCCCAAATCGTTCGATTATGATTTGATTATCATCGGCGCTGGCGTCGGCGGCCATGGAGCTGCGCTGCATGCTGTCGAGAAG GGTTTGAAAACTGCTATAATCGAAGGAGATGTGGTGGGAGGAACGTGTGTCAACCGAGGTTGTGTTCCTTCGAAAGCTCTATTGGCTGTGAGTGGTAGGATGCGTGAACTTCAGAGCGAGCATCACATGAAGGCTTTCGGTTTGCAG GTTTCTGCTGCCGGATATGACAGACAGGGAGTTGCTGACCATGCGAATAATCTTGCTTCAAAAATTCGAAGCAATTTGACTAACTCAATGAAGGCGCTTGGAGTAGACATATTGACTGGTGTTGGTACTATTGTG GGCCCTCAAAAAGTGAAATATGGGAAGGTTGGTTTTCCTGACAACATAGTAACTGCGAAAGATATAATCATTGCTACTGGTTCTGTTCCTTTTGTTCCCAAGGGCATTGAAGTCGATG GGAAGACTGTTATTACTAGTGACCATGCCCTCAAATTGGAGTTTGTTCCTGATTGGATTGCGATTGTAGGAAGTGGTTACATTGGTCTTGAATTCAGTGATGTATACACTGCACTTGGCAGTGAG GTCACATTTATTGAAGCTTTAGATCAACTTATGCCTGGGTTTGATCCTGAGATTGGTAAGTTGGCCCAAAGGGTGCTGATCAACCCAAGGCAAATTGACTATCATACTGGAGTGTTTGCAACCAAG ATCACTCCTGCAAGGGATGGGAAACCAGTCATTATTGAGCTTACTGATGCCAAGACTAAGGAACCCAAAGACACCTTGGAG GTAGATGCAGCCTTAATTGCAACCGGAAGGGCTCCGTTCACTAATGGTCTCGGATTGGAGAAT attaACGTGGTAACACAAAGGGGTTTTGTTCCTGTTGATGAGAGAATGCGagtaattgatgcaaatggcAAGCTG GTTACTCACCTGTACTGCATTGGTGAtgcaaatggtaaaatgatgCTTGCTCATGCAGCTAGTGCACAAGGAATTTCAG TGGTTGAACAAGTCACTGGAAGAGATCACATGCTTAATCACCTTAGCATCCCCGCAGCCTGCTTCACTCACCCTGAAATCAGTATGGTTGGAATGACAGAG CCTCAAGCAAGGGAGAAAGCTGAGAAGGAAGGATTTGAAGTAAGCGTCGCCAAAACAAGTTTCAAGGCTAACACAAAGGCTTTGGCAGAAAATGAAGGGGAGGGACTTGCTAAG TTGATATACAGACCTGACAACGGAGAGATTCTCGGAGTTCATATATTTGGCTTGCATGCAGCAGACCTCATCCATGAGGCATCAAATGCCATAGCTTTAGGGACTCGAATCCAG GACATCAAATTTGCGGTTCATGCACATCCAACTCTGTCCGAAGTTCTCGACGAACTATTTAAATCAGCCAAA GTTAAAGCGCCTTCTTCTAGTAGTCCAGTAAGTGAACCAGTTGCAGTCTAA
- the LOC18603618 gene encoding serine/threonine-protein phosphatase 4 regulatory subunit 3 isoform X2: MGAQEKSQGNANSMQRVKVYRLNEDGKWDDQGTGHVTVDYLERSEELALFVFDEEDNETLLLHRISPDDIYRKQEDTIISWRDSEYSTELALSFQEPTGCSYIWDHICNVQRNLHFNSLNNETFHTMNSELRELPAVELSTLPIILKTVTESGIADQMRLTELILNDQDFFQKLMELFRICEDLENVDGLHMIFKIIKGIILLNSPQVFEKIFGDELIMDIIGSLEYDPDVPEVQHYRNFLKEHVVFKEAIPIKNPMVLSKIHQTYRVGYLKDVVLARVLDEATVASLNSVIHSNNAIVISLLKDDSTFIQELFARLRSPTTSAESKKTLVYFLHEFCCLSKSLQMVQQLRLFRDLMNEGIFDIITDALQSQDKKLELTGTDILILFLNQDPNLLRSYVVRQEGIPLLGLLVKGMITDFGEDMHCQFLEILRSLLDSFTLSGAQRDTIIDIFYERHLGQLIDVIILSCPSDGAGQSTSKLASSAGRVESQNSTKPEILLNICELLCFCVVHHPYRIKCNFLLNNVIDKVLLLTWRREKYLVVAAVRFVRTILRHDDHLINHFVKNNLLKPVVDAFVANGNRYNVLNSAVLELFEYIRKENLKLLVKYLVDSFWNQLVKFDYLASVHSLKVKYEQCLENCGAKTNVNALDPRKRIDERALEKEEEDYFNEDSDEEDTASASNTQKGQSQPVLSNGVAASYPSLSPRSGGLVDYDDDEDDEDYRPPPRKHAETSEEDEGTMESLRLKRKLTTKEKEPDLAKKQRLGKSSKSRDSLFAAWCSTLSQAVLPSKKTANAMHISTRSPEGNKGLGEENHVEKESGSPRSSDNNSSSSEEDNLVDKEPPRNCSDCLHSPSDNRQLSGEDCPLIPPKSSPEMAVNGS, translated from the exons ATGGGCGCTCAAGAGAAATCTCAAGGCAACGCCAATTCGATGCAG CGAGTGAAGGTCTACCGTTTGAATGAAGATGGTAAATGGGATGATCAAGGAACTGGGCATGTTACTGTTGATTATTTGGAG AGATCGGAAGAGCTggctttgtttgtttttgatgaAGAAGACAATGAGACATTGCTTTTGCACCGCATCAGCCCTGATGACATTTACAGAAAGCAAGAAG ATACAATCATATCATGGAGAGACTCAGAATATTCTACAGAATTAGCACTTAGTTTTCAAGAGCCCACAGGATGCTCTTACATATG GGACCACATCTGTAATGTGCAAAGAAATCTGCATTTCAATTCTCTTAACA ACGAGACATTTCACACCATGAATAGTGAGTTGAGGGAGTTGCCAGCTGTCGAGCTTTCCACTCTTCCCATAATACTCAAG ACTGTGACTGAGAGTGGCATTGCTGATCAGATGCGGCTGACAGAACTTATATTAAATGAT CAAGATTTCTTCCAGAAGCTGATGGAACTATTCAGAATCTGTGAAGACTTGGAAAATGTAGATGGTCTTCACATGatattcaaaataatcaaGGGGATAA TTTTGCTCAATAGTCCTCaagtttttgagaaaatattCGGAGATGAGTTAATCATGGACATTATTGGTTCCCTTGAAT ATGATCCTGATGTTCCTGAGGTTCAGCACTATCGGAATTTTCTGAAAGAACATGTTGTTTTTAAGGAG GCCATTCCAATTAAAAATCCCATGGTCCTCTCAAAGATACACCAGACGTATCGAGTTGGTTATCTGAAG GATGTTGTTTTGGCAAGGGTATTGGATGAGGCCACAGTTGCCAGTCTCAATTCTGtaattcattcaaataatGCTATT GTTATTTCTTTATTGAAGGATGACAGCACCTTTATTCAGGAATTGTTTGCAAGGTTGAGGTCTCCCACCACATCAGCTGAGTCGAAGAAAACTTTG GTATATTTCCTGCACGAATTTTGTTGTTTAAGCAAGAGCCTGCAGATGGTGCAGCAGCTTCGACTATTTAG GGATCTTATGAATGAAGGTATCTTTGACATTATCACTGATGCTCTACAGAGTCAAGATAAAAAGCTTGAACTAACTGG GACAGACATCCTCATACTGTTCTTGAATCAGGATCCAAACCTTCTGCGCTCCTATGTTGTTCGCCAGGAAGGAATTCCACTTTTAGGACTTTTG GTTAAAGGGATGATAACAGATTTCGGGGAGGATATGCACTGCCAgtttcttgaaattcttcGTAGTTTACTGGATTCATTCACATTGTCAGGAGCTCAG AGAGATAcaattattgatattttttatgagaGGCATTTGGGCCAGCTAATTGATGTCATAATATTGTCATGTCCTTCTGATGGGGCTGGCCAGTCAACCAGTAAATTGGCAAGCAGTGCAGGAAGAGTTGAAAGTCAAAATAGCACGAAGCCTGAAATTCTGTTGAACATATGTGAATTGCTGTGCTTTTGTGTTGTGCACCATCCTTATAGAATAAA GTGTAATTTTCTCCTTAACAACGTTATAGACAAAGTTTTGTTACTGACCTGGAGAAGGGAAAAATACCTAGTAGTTGCTGCTGTTCGCTTTGTTCGCACTATTCTCCGTCAT GATGATCATCTAATAAATCATTTTGTTAAGAACAACCTTCTCAAACCAGTTGTTGATGCTTTTGTTGCTAATGGAAATCGTTACAATGTGCTGAACTCTGCAGTCTTAGAACTTTTTGAATATATCCGCAAG GAAAACTTGAAATTATTGGTTAAATATCTAGTTGATTCATTTTGGAATCAGTTGGTTAAGTTCGACTATTTGGCTTCCGTTCACTCTTTGAAAGTTAAATACGAGCAG TGCTTGGAAAATTGTGGAGCAAAAACGAATGTTAATGCCCTGGACCCAAGAAAACGAATTGATGAGCGTGCTttggagaaagaagaagaagactaTTTCAATGAGGACAG TGATGAAGAAGATACAGCATCTGCATCTAATACTCAGAAAGGACAATCTCAGCCTGTTTTGTCCAATGGAGTTGCTGCAAGCTACCCATCATTAAG cCCAAGATCTGGTGGACTCGTTGACTACgatgatgatgaggatgaTGAAGACTACAGACCACCTCCAAGGAAGCATGCAGAAACCTCGGAGGAGGATGAAGGAACCATGGAGTCCCTTAGGTTGAAGCGTAAGTTGACTACTAAGGAAAAGGAGCCTGACCTAGCTAAGAAGCAGCGATTGGGTAAAAGCTCTAAATCAAGAGATAGTCTATTTGCGGCTTGGTGTTCAACACTAAGCCAGGCAGTGCTGCCAAGTAAGAAAACTGCAAATGCCATGCATATATCTACTCGGTCACCTGAAGGGAACAAAGGCTTAGGTGAGGAAAATCATGTAGAGAAGGAATCTGGCAGTCCCAGAAGTTCTGATAACAATAGTAGTTCTTCAGAAGAGGACAACCTTGTAGATAAGGAACCTCCCAGAAACTGTTCAGATTGCTTGCATAGCCCCTCAGACAATAGACAATTAAGTGGAGAGGACTGTCCGTTGATACCACCAAAGTCCTCACCTGAGATGGCTGTAAATGGATCTTAA
- the LOC18603618 gene encoding serine/threonine-protein phosphatase 4 regulatory subunit 3 isoform X3 translates to MELFRICEDLENVDGLHMIFKIIKGIILLNSPQVFEKIFGDELIMDIIGSLEYDPDVPEVQHYRNFLKEHVVFKEAIPIKNPMVLSKIHQTYRVGYLKDVVLARVLDEATVASLNSVIHSNNAIVISLLKDDSTFIQELFARLRSPTTSAESKKTLVYFLHEFCCLSKSLQMVQQLRLFRDLMNEGIFDIITDALQSQDKKLELTGTDILILFLNQDPNLLRSYVVRQEGIPLLGLLVKGMITDFGEDMHCQFLEILRSLLDSFTLSGAQRDTIIDIFYERHLGQLIDVIILSCPSDGAGQSTSKLASSAGRVESQNSTKPEILLNICELLCFCVVHHPYRIKCNFLLNNVIDKVLLLTWRREKYLVVAAVRFVRTILRHDDHLINHFVKNNLLKPVVDAFVANGNRYNVLNSAVLELFEYIRKENLKLLVKYLVDSFWNQLVKFDYLASVHSLKVKYEQCLENCGAKTNVNALDPRKRIDERALEKEEEDYFNEDSSDEEDTASASNTQKGQSQPVLSNGVAASYPSLSPRSGGLVDYDDDEDDEDYRPPPRKHAETSEEDEGTMESLRLKRKLTTKEKEPDLAKKQRLGKSSKSRDSLFAAWCSTLSQAVLPSKKTANAMHISTRSPEGNKGLGEENHVEKESGSPRSSDNNSSSSEEDNLVDKEPPRNCSDCLHSPSDNRQLSGEDCPLIPPKSSPEMAVNGS, encoded by the exons ATGGAACTATTCAGAATCTGTGAAGACTTGGAAAATGTAGATGGTCTTCACATGatattcaaaataatcaaGGGGATAA TTTTGCTCAATAGTCCTCaagtttttgagaaaatattCGGAGATGAGTTAATCATGGACATTATTGGTTCCCTTGAAT ATGATCCTGATGTTCCTGAGGTTCAGCACTATCGGAATTTTCTGAAAGAACATGTTGTTTTTAAGGAG GCCATTCCAATTAAAAATCCCATGGTCCTCTCAAAGATACACCAGACGTATCGAGTTGGTTATCTGAAG GATGTTGTTTTGGCAAGGGTATTGGATGAGGCCACAGTTGCCAGTCTCAATTCTGtaattcattcaaataatGCTATT GTTATTTCTTTATTGAAGGATGACAGCACCTTTATTCAGGAATTGTTTGCAAGGTTGAGGTCTCCCACCACATCAGCTGAGTCGAAGAAAACTTTG GTATATTTCCTGCACGAATTTTGTTGTTTAAGCAAGAGCCTGCAGATGGTGCAGCAGCTTCGACTATTTAG GGATCTTATGAATGAAGGTATCTTTGACATTATCACTGATGCTCTACAGAGTCAAGATAAAAAGCTTGAACTAACTGG GACAGACATCCTCATACTGTTCTTGAATCAGGATCCAAACCTTCTGCGCTCCTATGTTGTTCGCCAGGAAGGAATTCCACTTTTAGGACTTTTG GTTAAAGGGATGATAACAGATTTCGGGGAGGATATGCACTGCCAgtttcttgaaattcttcGTAGTTTACTGGATTCATTCACATTGTCAGGAGCTCAG AGAGATAcaattattgatattttttatgagaGGCATTTGGGCCAGCTAATTGATGTCATAATATTGTCATGTCCTTCTGATGGGGCTGGCCAGTCAACCAGTAAATTGGCAAGCAGTGCAGGAAGAGTTGAAAGTCAAAATAGCACGAAGCCTGAAATTCTGTTGAACATATGTGAATTGCTGTGCTTTTGTGTTGTGCACCATCCTTATAGAATAAA GTGTAATTTTCTCCTTAACAACGTTATAGACAAAGTTTTGTTACTGACCTGGAGAAGGGAAAAATACCTAGTAGTTGCTGCTGTTCGCTTTGTTCGCACTATTCTCCGTCAT GATGATCATCTAATAAATCATTTTGTTAAGAACAACCTTCTCAAACCAGTTGTTGATGCTTTTGTTGCTAATGGAAATCGTTACAATGTGCTGAACTCTGCAGTCTTAGAACTTTTTGAATATATCCGCAAG GAAAACTTGAAATTATTGGTTAAATATCTAGTTGATTCATTTTGGAATCAGTTGGTTAAGTTCGACTATTTGGCTTCCGTTCACTCTTTGAAAGTTAAATACGAGCAG TGCTTGGAAAATTGTGGAGCAAAAACGAATGTTAATGCCCTGGACCCAAGAAAACGAATTGATGAGCGTGCTttggagaaagaagaagaagactaTTTCAATGAGGACAG CAGTGATGAAGAAGATACAGCATCTGCATCTAATACTCAGAAAGGACAATCTCAGCCTGTTTTGTCCAATGGAGTTGCTGCAAGCTACCCATCATTAAG cCCAAGATCTGGTGGACTCGTTGACTACgatgatgatgaggatgaTGAAGACTACAGACCACCTCCAAGGAAGCATGCAGAAACCTCGGAGGAGGATGAAGGAACCATGGAGTCCCTTAGGTTGAAGCGTAAGTTGACTACTAAGGAAAAGGAGCCTGACCTAGCTAAGAAGCAGCGATTGGGTAAAAGCTCTAAATCAAGAGATAGTCTATTTGCGGCTTGGTGTTCAACACTAAGCCAGGCAGTGCTGCCAAGTAAGAAAACTGCAAATGCCATGCATATATCTACTCGGTCACCTGAAGGGAACAAAGGCTTAGGTGAGGAAAATCATGTAGAGAAGGAATCTGGCAGTCCCAGAAGTTCTGATAACAATAGTAGTTCTTCAGAAGAGGACAACCTTGTAGATAAGGAACCTCCCAGAAACTGTTCAGATTGCTTGCATAGCCCCTCAGACAATAGACAATTAAGTGGAGAGGACTGTCCGTTGATACCACCAAAGTCCTCACCTGAGATGGCTGTAAATGGATCTTAA
- the LOC18603621 gene encoding xyloglucan endotransglucosylase/hydrolase protein 22, translating into MGSTSSLNLPLLMSLVIGCPVAASASNFYQDFDITWGDGRGKIVNNGEVLTLSLDKASGSGFQSKNEYLFGKIDMQLKLVPGNSAGTVTAYYLSSKGSTWDEIDFEFLGNLSGDPYILHANVFSQGKGNREQQFYLWFDPTADFHTYSILWNPQRTIFSVDGTPIREFKNTESLGVPFPKNQPMRIYSSSWNADDWATRGGLVKTDWTQAPFTASYRNFNADACVWSNEASSCKSNPLSSASTNNAWFSQELDSTSQQRLQWVPKNYMIYNYCTDAKRFPQGLPPECNMS; encoded by the exons ATGGGTTCAACTTCAAGTCTCAATTTGCCATTGCTTATGTCTCTTGTAATTGGCTGTCCGGTGGCAGCATCGGCTAGCAACTTCTACCAAGACTTTGACATCACATGGGGAGATGGTCGTGGTAAGATAGTCAACAACGGGGAGGTTCTTACTCTCTCCCTTGATAAAGCTTCTGGCTCCGGTTTCCAGTCCAAGAATGAATATCTTTTTGGCAAGATTGATATGCAGCTCAAGCTTGTCCCTGGCAACTCTGCTGGCACAGTCACTGCCTACTAT TTATCTTCGAAAGGATCAACATGGGATGAGATCGATTTTGAGTTTCTGGGGAACCTTAGTGGGGATCCTTACATTCTTCATGCCAATGTGTTCAGTCAAGGAAAGGGTAACAGAGAGCAACAGTTCTATCTCTGGTTTGACCCAACTGCAGATTTCCACACCTATTCCATCCTCTGGAATCCCCAGCGTACCAT CTTCTCGGTGGACGGCACACCCATTAGAGAGTTCAAAAACACGGAGTCACTTGGTGTCCCATTCCCAAAGAACCAACCCATGAGAATTTACTCCAGCTCGTGGAATGCTGATGATTGGGCTACAAGGGGTGGTCTGGTAAAGACTGATTGGACTCAAGCTCCTTTCACTGCTTCTTACAGAAACTTCAATGCCGATGCCTGTGTTTGGTCTAATGAAGCATCTTCCTGCAAATCAAATCCTCTATCTTCTGCCTCAACCAACAATGCCTGGTTCTCTCAGGAGCTGGATTCCACTAGTCAGCAAAGGCTGCAATGGGTCCCGAAGAACTACATGATCTACAACTACTGCACCGACGCCAAAAGATTTCCCCAAGGTCTACCTCCAGAATGCAACATGTCTTAG
- the LOC18603618 gene encoding serine/threonine-protein phosphatase 4 regulatory subunit 3 isoform X1: MGAQEKSQGNANSMQRVKVYRLNEDGKWDDQGTGHVTVDYLERSEELALFVFDEEDNETLLLHRISPDDIYRKQEDTIISWRDSEYSTELALSFQEPTGCSYIWDHICNVQRNLHFNSLNNETFHTMNSELRELPAVELSTLPIILKTVTESGIADQMRLTELILNDQDFFQKLMELFRICEDLENVDGLHMIFKIIKGIILLNSPQVFEKIFGDELIMDIIGSLEYDPDVPEVQHYRNFLKEHVVFKEAIPIKNPMVLSKIHQTYRVGYLKDVVLARVLDEATVASLNSVIHSNNAIVISLLKDDSTFIQELFARLRSPTTSAESKKTLVYFLHEFCCLSKSLQMVQQLRLFRDLMNEGIFDIITDALQSQDKKLELTGTDILILFLNQDPNLLRSYVVRQEGIPLLGLLVKGMITDFGEDMHCQFLEILRSLLDSFTLSGAQRDTIIDIFYERHLGQLIDVIILSCPSDGAGQSTSKLASSAGRVESQNSTKPEILLNICELLCFCVVHHPYRIKCNFLLNNVIDKVLLLTWRREKYLVVAAVRFVRTILRHDDHLINHFVKNNLLKPVVDAFVANGNRYNVLNSAVLELFEYIRKENLKLLVKYLVDSFWNQLVKFDYLASVHSLKVKYEQCLENCGAKTNVNALDPRKRIDERALEKEEEDYFNEDSSDEEDTASASNTQKGQSQPVLSNGVAASYPSLSPRSGGLVDYDDDEDDEDYRPPPRKHAETSEEDEGTMESLRLKRKLTTKEKEPDLAKKQRLGKSSKSRDSLFAAWCSTLSQAVLPSKKTANAMHISTRSPEGNKGLGEENHVEKESGSPRSSDNNSSSSEEDNLVDKEPPRNCSDCLHSPSDNRQLSGEDCPLIPPKSSPEMAVNGS, encoded by the exons ATGGGCGCTCAAGAGAAATCTCAAGGCAACGCCAATTCGATGCAG CGAGTGAAGGTCTACCGTTTGAATGAAGATGGTAAATGGGATGATCAAGGAACTGGGCATGTTACTGTTGATTATTTGGAG AGATCGGAAGAGCTggctttgtttgtttttgatgaAGAAGACAATGAGACATTGCTTTTGCACCGCATCAGCCCTGATGACATTTACAGAAAGCAAGAAG ATACAATCATATCATGGAGAGACTCAGAATATTCTACAGAATTAGCACTTAGTTTTCAAGAGCCCACAGGATGCTCTTACATATG GGACCACATCTGTAATGTGCAAAGAAATCTGCATTTCAATTCTCTTAACA ACGAGACATTTCACACCATGAATAGTGAGTTGAGGGAGTTGCCAGCTGTCGAGCTTTCCACTCTTCCCATAATACTCAAG ACTGTGACTGAGAGTGGCATTGCTGATCAGATGCGGCTGACAGAACTTATATTAAATGAT CAAGATTTCTTCCAGAAGCTGATGGAACTATTCAGAATCTGTGAAGACTTGGAAAATGTAGATGGTCTTCACATGatattcaaaataatcaaGGGGATAA TTTTGCTCAATAGTCCTCaagtttttgagaaaatattCGGAGATGAGTTAATCATGGACATTATTGGTTCCCTTGAAT ATGATCCTGATGTTCCTGAGGTTCAGCACTATCGGAATTTTCTGAAAGAACATGTTGTTTTTAAGGAG GCCATTCCAATTAAAAATCCCATGGTCCTCTCAAAGATACACCAGACGTATCGAGTTGGTTATCTGAAG GATGTTGTTTTGGCAAGGGTATTGGATGAGGCCACAGTTGCCAGTCTCAATTCTGtaattcattcaaataatGCTATT GTTATTTCTTTATTGAAGGATGACAGCACCTTTATTCAGGAATTGTTTGCAAGGTTGAGGTCTCCCACCACATCAGCTGAGTCGAAGAAAACTTTG GTATATTTCCTGCACGAATTTTGTTGTTTAAGCAAGAGCCTGCAGATGGTGCAGCAGCTTCGACTATTTAG GGATCTTATGAATGAAGGTATCTTTGACATTATCACTGATGCTCTACAGAGTCAAGATAAAAAGCTTGAACTAACTGG GACAGACATCCTCATACTGTTCTTGAATCAGGATCCAAACCTTCTGCGCTCCTATGTTGTTCGCCAGGAAGGAATTCCACTTTTAGGACTTTTG GTTAAAGGGATGATAACAGATTTCGGGGAGGATATGCACTGCCAgtttcttgaaattcttcGTAGTTTACTGGATTCATTCACATTGTCAGGAGCTCAG AGAGATAcaattattgatattttttatgagaGGCATTTGGGCCAGCTAATTGATGTCATAATATTGTCATGTCCTTCTGATGGGGCTGGCCAGTCAACCAGTAAATTGGCAAGCAGTGCAGGAAGAGTTGAAAGTCAAAATAGCACGAAGCCTGAAATTCTGTTGAACATATGTGAATTGCTGTGCTTTTGTGTTGTGCACCATCCTTATAGAATAAA GTGTAATTTTCTCCTTAACAACGTTATAGACAAAGTTTTGTTACTGACCTGGAGAAGGGAAAAATACCTAGTAGTTGCTGCTGTTCGCTTTGTTCGCACTATTCTCCGTCAT GATGATCATCTAATAAATCATTTTGTTAAGAACAACCTTCTCAAACCAGTTGTTGATGCTTTTGTTGCTAATGGAAATCGTTACAATGTGCTGAACTCTGCAGTCTTAGAACTTTTTGAATATATCCGCAAG GAAAACTTGAAATTATTGGTTAAATATCTAGTTGATTCATTTTGGAATCAGTTGGTTAAGTTCGACTATTTGGCTTCCGTTCACTCTTTGAAAGTTAAATACGAGCAG TGCTTGGAAAATTGTGGAGCAAAAACGAATGTTAATGCCCTGGACCCAAGAAAACGAATTGATGAGCGTGCTttggagaaagaagaagaagactaTTTCAATGAGGACAG CAGTGATGAAGAAGATACAGCATCTGCATCTAATACTCAGAAAGGACAATCTCAGCCTGTTTTGTCCAATGGAGTTGCTGCAAGCTACCCATCATTAAG cCCAAGATCTGGTGGACTCGTTGACTACgatgatgatgaggatgaTGAAGACTACAGACCACCTCCAAGGAAGCATGCAGAAACCTCGGAGGAGGATGAAGGAACCATGGAGTCCCTTAGGTTGAAGCGTAAGTTGACTACTAAGGAAAAGGAGCCTGACCTAGCTAAGAAGCAGCGATTGGGTAAAAGCTCTAAATCAAGAGATAGTCTATTTGCGGCTTGGTGTTCAACACTAAGCCAGGCAGTGCTGCCAAGTAAGAAAACTGCAAATGCCATGCATATATCTACTCGGTCACCTGAAGGGAACAAAGGCTTAGGTGAGGAAAATCATGTAGAGAAGGAATCTGGCAGTCCCAGAAGTTCTGATAACAATAGTAGTTCTTCAGAAGAGGACAACCTTGTAGATAAGGAACCTCCCAGAAACTGTTCAGATTGCTTGCATAGCCCCTCAGACAATAGACAATTAAGTGGAGAGGACTGTCCGTTGATACCACCAAAGTCCTCACCTGAGATGGCTGTAAATGGATCTTAA
- the LOC18603620 gene encoding outer envelope pore protein 16-2, chloroplastic — MSSNLETRSLLDDWRNFDKGCFFDLGHPLLNRIAESFVKAAGIGAIQAAARESCFIAVEGTESSNSPDITGSKNKKNRFPDLRGETNRKSLEAMVKSTGKESLQWGLAAGLYSGLTYGLKEARGAHDWKNSAMAGAITGMALALTSEEASHEQVVQCAITGAAISTAANLLTGIF, encoded by the exons atgAGCAGTAACTTGGAGACAAGGTCTTTGCTGGATGACTGGCGTAACTTCGACAAGGGATGCTTCTTCGACCTTGGACACCCTCTCCTCAACCGCATTGCTGAGAGCTTTGTCAAAGCTGCTGGC ATTGGAGCGATTCAGGCTGCGGCGAGGGAGTCTTGTTTCATAGCTGTTGAAG GAACTGAATCAAGTAACTCACCTGATATCACCGGTTCCAAGAACAAGAAGAACCGCTTCCCTGACCTCAGAG GAGAAACCAATCGAAAATCTCTTGAAGCAATG gTGAAGAGCACTGGAAAAGAATCTCTACAGTGGG GGCTGGCTGCAGGATTATATTCTGGTCTCACATATGGACTAAAAGAGGCTCGTGGAGCTCATGATTGG AAAAACAGTGCAATGGCGGGAGCAATTACAGGAATGGCACTGGCACTCACATCCGAGGAAGCTTCCCACGAGCAGGTTGTGCAATGTGCCATCACCGGAGCTGCTATTTCGACTGCTGCAAATCTTCTCACCGGAATATTCTAG
- the LOC18603616 gene encoding 60S ribosomal protein L29-1 — translation MAKSKNHTAHNQSYKAHKNGIKKPKRHRHTSTKGMDPKFLRNQRYARKHNKKSGESATEEE, via the exons ATGGCAAAGTCAAAGAACCACACCGCTCACAACCAATCTTACAAGGCTCACAAGAATGGCATCAAGAAGCCCAAGAGGCACCGCCACACCTCCACCAAAGGG ATGGATCCAAAGTTCTTGAGGAATCAGAGGTATGCGAGGAAGCACAACAAGAAGAGCGGAGAGTCTGCTACTGAAGAAGAGTAA